The Kordia sp. SMS9 DNA window GGATATTATGATTGATGATTATAATATTGAAGTGCCGCCGTTGTTGTCGCCCAATATTTCAAAGAAGATCGAAGTTACGTTTAACTTTAATTATGCGTCGTATGAAAAGTAAATTGATACTCCTTGTACTGTTGTGGAGCGTGACTCCAAGTGTATTTGCTCAAGATTTGTTAGACAAATTGAATGATGAAGCGACAACCGTAGATAATTACACGATGTCCACGTTTAAAGCTACGCGCATTTCTATTGGACATTCGGTGGAAACACGCAAAAAGAACACACTTGAAATCTCGTTTATGTCGCGCTATTGGAACATTCCGAATTCGAGTGGAAATGCCTTTGTGACAGATAAAATGTCGGCGCGTTTCGGATTGGATTATGGAATTTCGGATCGTTTAACCTTTGGTATTGGAACTTCTGCGCCCAATGGAGTTGTGGACACTTATTTTAAATACAGACTCTTACGTCAGACTGATGATGGAAAAACCCCGTTTAGTATTTCATTGCTACAAACCGCTACCTATAGAACACGACCTTTGAATGGTATCATTGTTCGTGGCAGTTCGGGAGATAAATTTGCGTTTACTTCACAAGCGTTGATTGCCCGAAAATTTACTAGAGATTTTTCATTACAGATTTCACCAACCTATATTCATAGAGCATCTTCACGTTCTCCTTTGGACGATCACAACCATTTTGCGTTGGGTTTTGGCGCACGGTATAAGCTTGGCAATCATGTGTCTTTGGTTTCGGAATATTATTATGTTGCCAACGAATTGGAATCGCGCACAACTTATGGAGCCTTTGCTTTAGGTGCCAATTGGGAAGTGAGCAAGTTGATGTTACAATTCAAAATGACCAACAATCCGTTTTTTGTAGAAGATACGTTTATTACGCAAACCGCTCGAAATTTTAATACCAACGACGGAAATTTCTTTTTTGGCTTTCATGCCACGTATCATTTGCAGTTGTAGGAGAGCAAAAGTAAGTACTTAATGACTAGTATTTATTTTTTATCACGATCCTCATCATTCATTTTAGTAGGATTTTGTCTAGTATCAAAAACGTCACTTATGATGATTTGATGCGCATATATCCGATAGATTATTTTGTAATTTCCACTAACTACATATCTGTGATTTTGTTTTAATTTTTGAAGATTAAACTCTAATTGACCAGATTTTGGATTATTTATAAGTTGATTCGTTGAGTTAAGTATCTGTTTTCGTATTTTATGAGCGGTTTCGTTAGACACTTTGTTGGAAAAATAATCAAAAATATCTTTAAGATTTTCGATTGCGAAATCAGTCCAAATTATTTTCATTTATTACCAATCTTCAGATAATTGTTCTAACTCGTCCTGAGTTTTGAATTTTCCATTTTTAAAATCATTTTCAGACTTTTCAATTCTTTGAATTAGCTCATCTACAGTAAATGGCTTAAATTCAGGTTCGTTCCTTTGTTTTCTTAAAATGAATCTTTCTATTTTTTCAATGAATTTTTCATCTTGTAATTGTGCGAGATAAGATATTAAATTCAGTTTTCTTGTTTGTAAATCCATATTAGTGATTTTTTCAAATTTACGAATTTATTTTGTGGGTTGTACATTAATTAAGTTTGTTTCAAAATGACCAACAATCCGTTTTTTGTAGAAGATACGTTTATTACGCAAACCGCTCGAAACTTTAATACCAACGACGGAAATTTCTTTTTTGGCTTTCATGCCACGTATCATTTGCAGTTGTAGGGTATTTTATTCTTTCATGATTACATCAAATTAGCGTATTCCTTTTTACAATGAGCCAAATACTCAAGGAAAGTTCCGCCATAAGCATTGTTACCATCACAATCAGTTGAAGAGATTCAGGTAGACGAAAATCTACAAAAAAGACGGTATAGGTAAACGATGCTACGATTAGCAAAATTCCAAGACTTTTTGAAATATATCCTGACTTGATGATTGAATAACCAAGTATGAAAATATGTAAAGCGAAAAAAATGTATCCGATTAACTTTAAAGATGCATACCTATACACATCAATACTTTGAAATACTAAAGCGATCAGTGCAACTACCAAAGTAAATGCATACAATAGTCTCAGTGTAGCTGTTAGCCATGCCAGTTTTTTATTAGCCGGTTTTAGCACGATATAGAGCGCAATTCCTATGATAGCATCTAACATAAGTACTACTAGATACCCTAGAACAGCAAAATGAAATACCGTTCTATTTTGGTCAATATCCTGTATCAAAACTTGTGGATCACCAGGAACTACAAAATTTGCCAATAAAAAGTCATCAACTATAGTTACAATGATAACAGAGCTTATAAATGCTATGCCTACTACCAAAGCCGCTTTGCTTACTGAAAGATTGGTTATAATTTTTTTCATTTTTTTATCTTTTCATTAAATACGATATCACATGTAGTTGATAACAAATAGAGCAGTAGATAGTGATATACTTTCGGACTTGCACTGATCGCCCAAACATTGTTTTATATTTCTATCATGCAACTGGACCTAAAATCAAAGATTTTTCTCCGATACTCAATTGTTGACAGCTTTTAGAGAAACTGCTACCATCGAGTTGAATATGAAATCGTAGCTCTTTTTCTTTTTCGATAGAAGCTACAGGAAGCCAACGATAGGGTAAATCTAACTTCGTTACTTTCGGATTCAGTAATTTAAGGATGGCATATTGTCCTTTTTGCGAATGAAATTGAGGTGGTTTTTCAAAGCTTAATTCTAACATTTTTGGATCAATTTCTTTACGATCTAAAAGGGTAACAGTCCTGTTGTCATTATAATTAATTTCTTCAGGCTTTGTCCAGGTTTTATCCTGATTCATTTGCAATGCCACCAGAAAACCTCCTTGAATGGTGCCTTCAAACCCTCCACCAGGAAATGCCCATGCCGATGCAAAATATAAATTTGGAAGTAAGAAATTATCTCTAAATCGCTTATTTCCTGTTTGTTCTTTACTTTGAGCATATCCATACACAGACCCACTAGGGTTTAACGTATAGCGTTGAATGGTTTTTGGGGTAGAAACTTCATAATATTCTATACTGTCTCTAATTCCAGGGAATTGTTTTTCTATTCGTTGTAATAAAATTTGGGCTATTTCTTCTTTTTTTGCTTTGTAATCTTCTTCATTCAAGTTTTCCCAACTTTCTAGATAGTCAGCAGCACAAATCACACCTTCCGATTTGTCGGGAGGCGTAAGTCCAGCATCTACTTTCCCGTAGTCTACAAAAATAAACCTGCGTTTTTCCCAATCTCCTATATGATTTTGTTTAATGTCTTTTAGCGTATTGACATCTTCTCCTTGAAAAACATTTGAGTAGTACTTTACTCCAAACTTTTTTATATCTGTTGAAAAACCAAGATACATACACAATAGTGAACATGAATTGGACTTTGAACTAATTTTTTGTTGTAGCTCTGTGGCATAAGGTTCATTGAGCATAGAAGGTACTAAAGGAATAGCACAATTAGCCACCACATTGTCACATGAAATTGTGATAGCCTCTATGCTTTTATTAAAACTATCTCGGAACGTAACACCAGTTGCTTTTCCATCTTTTATATTAATTTTCTCTGCAATTTTTCCTAACAATACACTGCCACCGTTTTTTTCAATATAAGAGGCGAGGTAATTAGAAAGTTGTTGTGAACCACCTTTAATAAAATGACCTCCGCCTTCAATGAAGCCCGAAAATGGTGTCCCAAAATAAAACATGGACAACGTATATGGATCATCGCCCCAATAGACAATATGAGCCACAAGATCTAGTTTGGCATTTTCATTAGTAATGTATTTGTCTAACCATGAACCAACCGTATGTCGGGAAGCTTCCGTGAGATTAGAATACAACAATGGCATCAATGGGTATATGAGCTTTCGTTTTAATGGTGAGCGAGGCAATTTGACGGCTTCTCTTCGCACTCCTGCAATCAATTTTATAAAACGGTTGATCCCTTTTTTATCTTCGGGATACTTATCTATGAGTGCTTTTGTTGCGGCATCATACCCATGTGGTAAGACAAAATCGTTTTTATCAGAAACAATTCCGTAAAACTCTGGTACTTTTTCAAATTGAACATGTTCCTCTACATCAAGCATTTTAAAAATATTTTTAAGCGAGCTATTTTCTACAAGTCCACTCATTTCGTGAAGACCTACTTCAATAATAAAATTGCCTCTTTTAAAAGTGGTAGCACAGCCTCCAGGTTTATGATGCTGCTCAATTAAAAGTACTTTTTTTCCGAATTTTGAAAGTGTGGCTCCCGCAACAAGTCCTGCTAGTCCACCACCTATAATAATAGTATTGTATTTCATGGCTAAATGAAGTTTATGAGGTTGATAATTAACTGGTTAAATGGAGATTGAAGGTATCAAATAAACTGCTATTTATTCATGATAAAGGTCAGTTTTGCTGTTTTTTTGATAAGAACCTTATACCAATTTAAATATAAATTGGTATAAGCTTTATAGGAGCGAATGAAATTATGAATTAAATGTAAAGAACCCTAAGCATTACAAGTCTGCCTTGCTGTGCGCTTTGAAGGATTTTATAAATTGAATAATGATGCGTGTTTAGTCTCTGAACCGTACTATTTGTAGTTGTTAGCGTGTATCTTATTGTTTGTTTTTATATCAGACCATATCTTATTATTTCCAGTCCTATATATTTTTCTAAAGCTGCGATACTTACCATTATAAGCCCTAAATTATGATGTAAGTTTTACATCCAACAGCCTCGCCAGTTCTTTACCATATTCCATAAATGCAAGGGTTTCATCGGTACGAGCCAATTTAATTTTATCAAAAATAATCAAGGCTTCGCCATTACTTTCTAAATGATAAATTTGATGATTTTCGAAAAAGCGAATGATATCCTCTGTAAAGAATGATCTTATTTCAGCTTCATTATTTCCCATGAGTAGGAATTTTTTAGAAAAGTCGGGATACATGGTAAAGTCAATGTCTTTATAGCCTGTAAATGCCATCACGCGGTCAAATAACTTTTCTAATACGGCTTCTTTTTCCATCGTAAACACAGGAATCTTTTGATTCAGTTTAATGACCATGAGCGTTGTGTTAAAGGTCTCAGCAGTAAATGCTTGTCCTTCATTGAAGGTGACATCTGCAATTTCCCATGACATGTCTATATCTTCAAAGGATCCTTTCAAACAATTGTATTTGCGCTCAATAGGTCTAATTTCAAAAAAGTGAAATTTCTTTAAATAGGTTGTATTCCAATCTATTTGACTCGCGTATTGATACCCTTTTTCAGTAGCTAAATTTCGCAATCGTTTTTGTCGTTGAGATAATTTAGTAGCACTCGTCAAACTAATTTTTAAAGCTCTATTATGCGTAGATGACGACACATGCGAATCCAATCCTGTGATAAAAACCTCAGCGCCTGTAGCTCTTTGTGCTTTTAGGTATTCTACCAGATAATCCATGTACGTAATCCCTACGAGTCTGGTTTCTGACAAATCTATATTCACATTGGCTCCAGAAGGAATTTGCGCCACTAATTTGTCAACTTTTATGATGCCTAAAAAATTTGCAATTCCTCTAATCTTTAAATCGAAACTGCCATCAGGTAGCTGTATCAATTTTGTACGTGACGTATACACCATTTTAAAAAATTGTGGAATGGGCAGCCTTGCCAATAACATGTGTGTGATCAATGCCAATACCAATCCGCCAAGCAAACCAATTAATAAATTAGTATATAGGGTCAAAATCATCGTACCCATAAAGAAAACGAGTTGCTCAGTTCCTTGACTATACATCTGTTTAAAGACGGATGGTGAAGCCAATTTAAATCCTGTATACACCAATAAAATAGCAAAAGCACACAGCGGTACTTGCCTCATTATTGGACTTAATAGCACAATAAAAATTAATAATAAAATTCCTTGATACAGATTGGACCATTTTGTCTTTGCACCATTGTGGATATTGACGGTACTTCTAATAATTACGGCAATAATAGGCAAACCTCCAATAAAACCTGCAACTACGGTACTCAGTCCAATACCTGTTAAATCTTTATTTAAATCTGTTTTTCGTTTGTACGGATCAATTTTGTCAACTGCTTTCGCAATGGCTAAGGATTCAATACTTGAAATAATTAGAATGGAAAATACGGTTGTCCAAAATTCAATGGTATGTATTTTACCAAAATTGGGATGCATTATAGAATCCATAATCGTATCAGGAATATCCAGTAATAGATCAGGACCTACCTCGTATGTTTTTCCAATGAATGAAAGTGTTTGTTCATCAAAGAAATTGAAAGCATAAACAAATGGAATGGAGAGCGCTATAACCCACATAGGCGTAGGCAATAGGTGGAAAATTCGGTTACTAATTTTAGAATGAAAAAGTAATAACAATAATCCTGTCAAAGCGATAATCAACACAAAAGGATTGGCTTGTGGTAAAAATATAACTGCATCGATAAGGTTTTGTATAATACTTGGGCTATCGGAATGTGTGCCCATAGCCACATGGATTTGTTTTGCAAATATGATAATTCCGATGGCTGCTAAAATACCGTGAATTACGGACGAATGGAAAATGTCTGCTAATCGCCCCAATTTCAATATCCCCAATAGCATTTGAAGCGCTCCTGAAACCACTACGGCAGCCAATACATAATTAAAGGCTTGCCCTGAACCATCATCCATTAAGGCAATTCCTAATAGTATCACGCCAATAACTCCTTTGGCGGGACCGTTGACTGATATATGTCCTCCGCGATAGAATGTAGTTACCACGCCGCCCACAATTGCAGAAAAAATACCTGCCATTGCTGGTGCTCCAGCGGCTAAAGCAATCCCTAATGAAAGCGGTAACGCAATGAGTGAGACACTTATCGCTGCAATTAAATCACTTTGCCAATTTTCAATTAATCCCTGAAAGCCAGATTTTGGTGTTTTTTCCATGTATGAATGCTCCAAATAATTTATAGTTATTACCTTAATTGACTAAAATAGTAAATATTTGGAATTATTAAAGGTAAGGAGGGAAAAGTTGTTTGTAGAATTGAAGGAAAATGTTTTTTTAGATGCATTTTTTCAGAAGGATACTAATGTACAAATAAGAGTAATTTTAATATTCTCTCAGTTTTGGTAAATAGTAATACTTAGTAAGTAAATTGTTATTAAAACTTAAAACGACTTATTGTCTAAATTCCCCAGAGGATATTTTTATTTAACAATAGAAATTATATCTCCTTTCAGTTCATAAATCTTTTGCAATACTTTTACCAAATATTCTCCAAATGAAATTTTTGTTGACTTGATATATTGGATTTTATTTTTAGTCAGCTGAACCCCCAATTTACTTAAAAAATTATCATCTTTACTTTTAAAGTATGTATTCGTTGTAATTTCAATATTTTTATAAAGTAATGATATTTGTTTTTTTAAATTTAATTCTTGGTAATCATCATTGCTCATTAATGGAACATAGATTCCATTTTTAGAAAACTTTTTTTTATCAAAAATTAAAATCCCTGGCAGGTTGAAATATTTTGTATCATTAAAATATGCTTTTAATATTTCATGAATAATGCTCTGACTGTATTTAATTTCTAAAAGTTCTTTGATCTCTTCAACATCAAGAATATCTGGAGTTTCAAATTCTGAATTGGACATAAATAGGATTAATATATTATTCCCAGATTTATTTTCTAATTCTTCACCAATTATATAGTCAAATAAATTTACATCAATATTATTATCAATAGCTATAAAAATGATTGCACCAGGATAATTTTCTTTAATAGTTTCAATTTTTTCAGGATTGATCAAGGTCTCCCAATCTTTAACTAAGCCTGTAGCATTTTTTAAACCAACTTCTTCATCGAGATGAGAAGATATAATATTTTTAAAAGGAGTTATAGCATGCATAAAATTAATTTAAAATATTATTTAATATAATATAGAAGCTATCCCATTTTATTTTTTCATTAGGTTGTAGCACTAATGATTTTGTAATATAACCAAATGCTTCTTTATGTTTTTTGTTTTGATCTTCAATAATTGCTAATTCCTGAAAAGCAAAACTACAATATGGATAACGCTTCATAAAAGATTTGAAAAGTAACTTGCTTTCACTGTAACTTAGAGATTGCGACATTTTAATTCTATCTACAAAATCTGTTGCTGAAACTTTATGATGAAGATTAGTAAAATATTCCAATTCTTCATTCTTAAACTCAGTTGCTAGATTACTCCAATAGATGTCTTTCATGAATTCATAATGCGCTTTTATCTCATCATCATTTACTAAAATATTTTTTTCTTTACATAATTTACTGAAATATTCTAAAGAATAGAGTTCATTAGTTAAAAAAGTATAATCATATTGAAAAAGAAGATATAAAGGAACGATAACCCTATCATCATAATCGCTATACTTCTGACTAATATTTCTTTTTATTTCCTGAATTTCTTCAATATCTAATGAAGTTTCTTCTTTCTTATGGTTACAAATGTATTTATGAACTCTATCAGAAAGAAAAATTCTATGTTTGCTATACTGTAGAAGCGATTGATAGGCGTTTATATTTTCTTTTGGATGAAAAGAAAGCATTAATATCCAATGTGAAAACTTAGGAGGACTTATTAAATATCTATTTTCCTTACGTTTTTTTAGTGCATTACAATCACAATGAATTTCTTCATAAAAGTCTTTAAAGTTTGTGAATATTATATTTTCATTAAGTATTGTGTGATTGCTATGGAGTATTCTTACCAATCTTAATAAACCACTGATTTTACTATGGAAAAGATAAATATCAGTTTCAGTATGTAATACTGAATTTTCTTTGATTCTTTCTTTTAAAAATTTGACAAGAATCAAATAGGATTCTTTTATGTGTAATTCGTTAGATTTATCATCTGTTATTTCTACATCTCTAAACGTCTCAATAAATTGCTCTTCAGTAAGGTTAGAATTTGTTAATTTCTGTTTATTTATATAGAGTCTTATTTTGGCATAAAATAAATTTTTCAACATTTTATTACCAATAAAATATCCATAATAATAACTCCATAGTAGCGGCTCCAAAATTTCTTTGAGCTTATTACTGTTTTTTAAATTCTCTAGTTCATTCCAAATACTTAATTTAAGTAAATTACTATGTATAATTGTATCATTTCTTTCTGTGGAAGCAGATAATATTCTGTAATTTGAATATCCGAACCAGCTGTATAAATACTCTTTTACAATACTATAAAAAATATTTTGCTCTTGCTCTTTTTCTAGATTGCTTACTACTTGTGGAATATTTTTGTAAGACTTAATAATGCTATTGTGACTTAATAGGAAATCAATATGTTGAATGTTGATATTATGTGTATAATTGCGATTGACTTGAAGTTTAAAAATCTCTAAAATAATTGAACTCGCCGATAGAAATTCTGAATAATGCTTTAAAATAGTTTCCATTTCCGGGAAGTCTTGAAATGGCTCATCTTTATGCAAATTTGAAACATTTCCTAAATACTCAAACTGACTTAATATTCTATTTAGGAAATTACAAACTTCTTGATAACCTTCTATCTTGATTATTATATTAGGAATCATAAAATATGATTTTAATTAAATGCGTTTGCTGTTTAGCTATCAATTAATAGATACGATATTTTTATTATCATTAAATGTAATACAAAACGCATGAATTACACTATGGTTTCCCGAAAAATCAAAGCAAATTGAGTCTATTTCCCACAAGCGCCACATTCATGATGCTCATCAATATAGGCAATAGATTCTTTACAAAGCTGTTCCAAGATTGAAATATCAATGTCGTCAAGTTTTTTAATATAAATACAGGCTTTCCCCATTTTGAATTTGCCAAAATCTTTCAGTAAAGCATCGCTCTTTTCTGTTTTGGAATAGATATAGAGTGAAAATTGTGCTTTTCTAGGAGAGAAACCCAAGATAGGAGCATTGCCTTCATGTCCGCTCGCATATACATAATGATAGCTTCCGAAACCAATAATGGTTGGTCCCCACATTTTGGGTTCAAAACCAGACCAATTACTTATAAGCTCAATTAATTTCAAACTATCAAGTTTCTTCTGTTCTTTATCCACATACGAATTGATAAAATCAAAAACGTCAACTTCTGTTTGTGTTGTTTTATTCTTTGCCATAACGTTCAAATATTAATTATCTTTTTAGTTAGCCTATATCAACAATTAGTAGGATTCCTTCCTTATGATTTTACCATTTTCGTTGTAAAAAGTCCAAGTTCCATATCGTTCATCCGCATAATATGTTCCGCGCTCCCATATTGTACCATTTTCATGATACTCTTTATACATACCTTCTAATCTTCCTTTTTTAAAATTAGCTAAAATTTTCTGGTTTCCATTTTCGTAAAACTCTTTCCATAAACCTATTTTGTCACCATTACTATAATTACCTTGTATTTTTATGCGTCCAGAAGTATAATATTCTTGATAACTTCCGTGCAATTGTCCATCAAAATAATTTGTTGTTAAAAGTAACTTGTTCGATTCAGAATACGTGCGCCAAGTGCCTTTTTTTCTTCTATCCTTATAATGTCCCTGCTCAAGAATAGCAAGTTGCATACTATCTTTTTTAAAATAGATTGAGTCCTCATAGAATAACTCATAAACTTCGCCATTCATATTTCTTTTTTCAAATCTCTCAATTTCATTTTCAGAAGTAAAAAAATAATGTTCATATTTGATGTTTCCATTTTTAAAATAACTTATATAGTACGTAGAATCCTCTTCATCATTTCCAATATGATGTGATTTTAGGTTTCCATTTTGGAAAAACTCTTTTTTGTTGTATAGTTTTCCATAGATTGAATCTCGTGTTAAAATTGATTTGACAACTCCATTTTCAAAATAATATTTCCATTCGCCATTTTCAGTCCCAAAATCATAACTTCCTTCAAACGCTACGTTTCCGTTTTGAAAATATTTAATAATTCTCCCAGAATATCTTTTTTCACCTAAATACATATAAGGTCCTTTAGTTTTTTTGACAGGAATCCATAATGAAGAATGAGCGGCTCCCCAATATTCTTCTGTTTTGGGAGTTAAGTTTTCAAATAATAGTATGCCATTCTCATCATAGGTGAATTTCTCTTTACAGCTGACAACAAAAAGCATGCAAATTATTATAAATGTATTGCAGACTATTTTTATAAAAATAGGTTTCATATAAAGAGATAAAAATCTTTAATCTGTTAACTTTTTAATCATTCTCCAACGTCTTTTCAATAATTAATGCAGGTAACTCCAATGATTTGTACAAATCATTATATGCTTTCATTTCTGTGTAGATAATGGCATCGCGTTCCACTTTATAAACGTGCCAATCGTCTTGAATGTCTCTACTACGCTGTTTGGCGCCTTTGGTGATTTTTGGATCCGCTTGGTCTACATAGCTTAACAACTGAATGGCTTGTGCATTGAGTTTGTTATTAAAATTGATAACATCTTGAAATGTTTTTTGTTTGGCTTGAATCAAATTTTCTTCCCAACTATTAATGCGCTTTAGGATGGCTTCTCCTTTTTCTAACAATGGTTTTGCTGCGTCCGTATCTTTCAAAAGTTTTGCATAGCTATTTAGTTGCGTCTTTGCAGAACGCATTTGATTCACAGAAGCATGCATGTCTCTCACTACAGCTTCAATAGCGACGAGTATTGATTGTTGATCTCCATACTCCATCATAGATGCATTTATTGCAGGATTTGGAAGAATAGTCGCTTCCGTTTCTACAGATTCGCCATCGAGCGTTAATCGTAAAGTATACGTACCTGGTGCAACACTCGTTCCAGAAGTTCCGCCAAAAACAAACACTTTATTGATGGAAGGCAAGGATTCTCTAGCAAAATTCCACGTAAATCTATGGTAGCCTTTTTTTGAAGGTAAAATTTCAGGTTTTGAAGGTCCGCCTGGCCACGATTTGAAGTTTTTAGGCTTTTTGTTGGTATACGTTCGGATTATTTTTGAGTCTTGCAATACTTCTAATTTCAAATTGAGCGTGTCGGCTTCTTTATCTAAGTAATAATCGAATGTAACACCGCTTTTTGGATTTGTACCTTGTCCTACTGCTTTGGAAGTTCCGCCAAATATGCGATAGCTTGCTTTTGGTTTAAATATTTCTACAGTTTTGGTGGCAGCAGTCATGTTTTGAAGCACGCCCAAATCATCCAAAATCCAAAAGCCACGCCCAGACGTTGCCGCTACCAAATCGTTGTCTTGAATAGTGAGATCGTTAATCGCAACTACTGGTAAGTTTAAATGTAAACGCTGCCAATACGCGCCATCGTCATTGGAAACATACAACCCTGTTTCGGTTCCTGCATATAACAATCCTTTACGCTTTTTATCAGCTCTTACAACTCTTGTAAAACCATTGGGATCATTCAAACCGTTTACAATTTTAGTCCAAGTTTGACCGTAATTGGTCGTTTTAAAAATATACGAGTTGAGGTCTAACGATTTGTATCGCATCACAACCACATACGCCGTAGCAGGATCGTGTTCAGAAATATCAATGCTGTTGATGATTCCGTCCGGAATGCCTTTGGGTGTAATATTCTCCCAATTGCCACCGCCATCTTTGGTAATGTGTAGCAAACCATCATCACTTCCTGCATAGAGCACACCTTTTTCATGTTGCGATGCTACCAGAGCCGTCAATGTATTGTAATTTTCGCCACCTGCGGCTTCGTTGGTATACGGACCGCCGCCAACACCATGCTTCTCTTTTTCGTTTTTTGTCAAATCAGGACTTATGGTTGTCCAATTGATACCACCATCCGTCGTTTTAAAAACCACATTTCCAGCGTGATATACTGTTTTTCTATCGTGTGGCGAAGTAATGATAGGCGCATTCCAATTGTAACGATATTTTGTGTTTTCGGGTGAAATTCCTAAACCTAATTCTGGATATTGCTTGATGGCTTTTTGTTCTCGAGACGCTTTGGTCCATTTGCTGATATTCCCTTGATACGTTCCAC harbors:
- a CDS encoding DUF5777 family beta-barrel protein → MKSKLILLVLLWSVTPSVFAQDLLDKLNDEATTVDNYTMSTFKATRISIGHSVETRKKNTLEISFMSRYWNIPNSSGNAFVTDKMSARFGLDYGISDRLTFGIGTSAPNGVVDTYFKYRLLRQTDDGKTPFSISLLQTATYRTRPLNGIIVRGSSGDKFAFTSQALIARKFTRDFSLQISPTYIHRASSRSPLDDHNHFALGFGARYKLGNHVSLVSEYYYVANELESRTTYGAFALGANWEVSKLMLQFKMTNNPFFVEDTFITQTARNFNTNDGNFFFGFHATYHLQL
- a CDS encoding type II toxin-antitoxin system RelE/ParE family toxin, translating into MKIIWTDFAIENLKDIFDYFSNKVSNETAHKIRKQILNSTNQLINNPKSGQLEFNLQKLKQNHRYVVSGNYKIIYRIYAHQIIISDVFDTRQNPTKMNDEDRDKK
- a CDS encoding DUF4386 domain-containing protein gives rise to the protein MKKIITNLSVSKAALVVGIAFISSVIIVTIVDDFLLANFVVPGDPQVLIQDIDQNRTVFHFAVLGYLVVLMLDAIIGIALYIVLKPANKKLAWLTATLRLLYAFTLVVALIALVFQSIDVYRYASLKLIGYIFFALHIFILGYSIIKSGYISKSLGILLIVASFTYTVFFVDFRLPESLQLIVMVTMLMAELSLSIWLIVKRNTLI
- a CDS encoding NAD(P)/FAD-dependent oxidoreductase yields the protein MKYNTIIIGGGLAGLVAGATLSKFGKKVLLIEQHHKPGGCATTFKRGNFIIEVGLHEMSGLVENSSLKNIFKMLDVEEHVQFEKVPEFYGIVSDKNDFVLPHGYDAATKALIDKYPEDKKGINRFIKLIAGVRREAVKLPRSPLKRKLIYPLMPLLYSNLTEASRHTVGSWLDKYITNENAKLDLVAHIVYWGDDPYTLSMFYFGTPFSGFIEGGGHFIKGGSQQLSNYLASYIEKNGGSVLLGKIAEKINIKDGKATGVTFRDSFNKSIEAITISCDNVVANCAIPLVPSMLNEPYATELQQKISSKSNSCSLLCMYLGFSTDIKKFGVKYYSNVFQGEDVNTLKDIKQNHIGDWEKRRFIFVDYGKVDAGLTPPDKSEGVICAADYLESWENLNEEDYKAKKEEIAQILLQRIEKQFPGIRDSIEYYEVSTPKTIQRYTLNPSGSVYGYAQSKEQTGNKRFRDNFLLPNLYFASAWAFPGGGFEGTIQGGFLVALQMNQDKTWTKPEEINYNDNRTVTLLDRKEIDPKMLELSFEKPPQFHSQKGQYAILKLLNPKVTKLDLPYRWLPVASIEKEKELRFHIQLDGSSFSKSCQQLSIGEKSLILGPVA
- a CDS encoding SulP family inorganic anion transporter codes for the protein MEKTPKSGFQGLIENWQSDLIAAISVSLIALPLSLGIALAAGAPAMAGIFSAIVGGVVTTFYRGGHISVNGPAKGVIGVILLGIALMDDGSGQAFNYVLAAVVVSGALQMLLGILKLGRLADIFHSSVIHGILAAIGIIIFAKQIHVAMGTHSDSPSIIQNLIDAVIFLPQANPFVLIIALTGLLLLLFHSKISNRIFHLLPTPMWVIALSIPFVYAFNFFDEQTLSFIGKTYEVGPDLLLDIPDTIMDSIMHPNFGKIHTIEFWTTVFSILIISSIESLAIAKAVDKIDPYKRKTDLNKDLTGIGLSTVVAGFIGGLPIIAVIIRSTVNIHNGAKTKWSNLYQGILLLIFIVLLSPIMRQVPLCAFAILLVYTGFKLASPSVFKQMYSQGTEQLVFFMGTMILTLYTNLLIGLLGGLVLALITHMLLARLPIPQFFKMVYTSRTKLIQLPDGSFDLKIRGIANFLGIIKVDKLVAQIPSGANVNIDLSETRLVGITYMDYLVEYLKAQRATGAEVFITGLDSHVSSSTHNRALKISLTSATKLSQRQKRLRNLATEKGYQYASQIDWNTTYLKKFHFFEIRPIERKYNCLKGSFEDIDMSWEIADVTFNEGQAFTAETFNTTLMVIKLNQKIPVFTMEKEAVLEKLFDRVMAFTGYKDIDFTMYPDFSKKFLLMGNNEAEIRSFFTEDIIRFFENHQIYHLESNGEALIIFDKIKLARTDETLAFMEYGKELARLLDVKLTS
- a CDS encoding DUF1801 domain-containing protein; the protein is MAKNKTTQTEVDVFDFINSYVDKEQKKLDSLKLIELISNWSGFEPKMWGPTIIGFGSYHYVYASGHEGNAPILGFSPRKAQFSLYIYSKTEKSDALLKDFGKFKMGKACIYIKKLDDIDISILEQLCKESIAYIDEHHECGACGK
- a CDS encoding toxin-antitoxin system YwqK family antitoxin — translated: MKPIFIKIVCNTFIIICMLFVVSCKEKFTYDENGILLFENLTPKTEEYWGAAHSSLWIPVKKTKGPYMYLGEKRYSGRIIKYFQNGNVAFEGSYDFGTENGEWKYYFENGVVKSILTRDSIYGKLYNKKEFFQNGNLKSHHIGNDEEDSTYYISYFKNGNIKYEHYFFTSENEIERFEKRNMNGEVYELFYEDSIYFKKDSMQLAILEQGHYKDRRKKGTWRTYSESNKLLLTTNYFDGQLHGSYQEYYTSGRIKIQGNYSNGDKIGLWKEFYENGNQKILANFKKGRLEGMYKEYHENGTIWERGTYYADERYGTWTFYNENGKIIRKESY